A single genomic interval of Daucus carota subsp. sativus chromosome 1, DH1 v3.0, whole genome shotgun sequence harbors:
- the LOC108199769 gene encoding phosphomevalonate kinase, peroxisomal, producing the protein MAVVASAPGKVLMTGGYLILERPNAGLVLSTNARFYAIVKPLYDELKPDSWAWAWTDVKLTSPQMSRETTYKMSLKHLLLQCTASSDSRNPFVEYALQYSVAAAYANFNSDKKNVLHKLLLKGLDITILGSNDFYSYRKQIEALGLPLSPESLATLTPFTSITFNAEESNGETSKPEVAKTGLGSSAAMTTAVVAALLNYLGVVNLSSSSEDQDQDMMETTDLDFVHAIAQTAHCIAQGKVGSGFDISSAVYGSQRYVRFSPKVLSSAQDAYEGKPLDEVISEVLKGNWDHERTKFSLPPLMTLLLGEPGTGGSSTPSMVGAVKKWQNSDPQRSRDTWTKLSDANSALEKQLNLLRKLAAEHADAYQCVINNCSIRKSEEWMEQASEPRQVEIVKALLESRSSMLEIRNHMRLMGEAAGIPIEPVSQTQLLDTTMNTEGVLLAGVPGAGGYDAVFAVTLGDASSTNLTKAWSSHNVLAMLVREDPRGVALESNDPRAREITSALSAIHVG; encoded by the exons ATGGCTGT AGTTGCATCTGCTCCTGGGAAGGTGTTGATGACTGGTGGATACTTGATTCTGGAGAGGCCTAATGCAGGCCTTGTGTTAAGTACTAATGCTCGATTTTACGCGATTGTTAAGCCGCTTTATGATGAGCTGAAACCCGATAGCTGGGCTTGG GCATGGACAGACGTCAAATTAACTTCTCCTCAAATGTCAAGGGAAACTACATATAAGATGTCACTAAAGCATCTGCTGTTGCAGTGTACTGCTTCGAG CGACTCAAGGAACCCCTTTGTAGAGTATGCATTGCAATATTCTGTGGCAGCAGCATATGCGAATTTCAACAGTGATAAGAAGAATGTTTTGCACAAACTACTTTTAAAAG GCCTGGATATTACAATTTTGGGTTCCAATGACTTCTATTCATATCGGAAGCAG ATTGAAGCCCTTGGCCTCCCTTTGTCCCCAGAATCTTTGGCTACACTTACACCCTTTACTTCAATTACTTTCAACGCTGAAGAGTCGAATGGAGAAACATCAAAGCCTGAAGTTGCAAAAACTGGGCTGGGATCATCTGCAGCCATGACTACTGCTGTGGTTGCTGCATTACTTAATTACCTTGGGGTTGTTAACCTTTCTTCGTCAAGTGAAGATCAAGATCAAGATATGATGGAAACTACTGATCTTGATTTTGTGCACGCAATAGCTCAAACTGCTCATTGTATTGCACAAGGAAAAGTGGGCAGTGGATTTGATATTAGTTCTGCAGTTTACGGAAGTCAACGTTATGTCCGCTTTTCTCCTAAAGTTCTTTCGTCAGCTCAG GATGCATATGAAGGCAAGCCACTGGATGAAGTTATTAGTGAAGTCTTGAAAGGCAATTGGGATCATGAGAGGACTAAATTCTCATTACCTCCATTGATGACACTT TTGCTTGGGGAGCCTGGAACTGGTGGATCGTCCACACCATCAATGGTTGGTGCTGTCAAAAAATGGCAGAATTCGGATCCTCAACGGTCCAGAGATACCTGGACAAAGTTGTCAGATGCAAACTCAGCTCTTGAGAAACAACTGAATCTGCTAAGAAAATTAGCAGCTGAACATGCAGATGCATATCAATGTGTTATCAACAACTGCAGTATTCGCAAGTCGGAAGAG TGGATGGAACAAGCAAGTGAACCAAGACAAGTAGAAATTGTGAAAGCATTGTTAGAATCTAGGAGTTCTATGCTTGAGATCAGGAATCACATGCGGCTAATGGGAGAGGCTGCGGGAATTCCA ATAGAACCTGTATCACAGACTCAGCTCTTGGATACCACGATGAACACAGAGGGAGTCCTGTTGGCTGGAGTTCCTGGTGCAGGTGGATATGATGCTGTATTTGCTGTAACCTTAGGGGATGCAAGCAGCACTAATCTCACAAAAGCATGGAGTTCACACAATGTTTTGGCCATGCTAGTGAGGGAAGATCCTCGAGGAGTTGCTCTAGAAAGTAATGACCCTCGTGCCAGGGAGATCACATCAGCTCTGTCGGCGATTCATGTTGGATGA
- the LOC108199784 gene encoding uncharacterized protein LOC108199784: MEWRKCYLDAVLVPLAFLVSVSYHAWLWHRVRSQPLSTVVGTNARGRRLWVAAMMKDNDKKNILAVQTLRNTIMGSTLMATTSILLCAGLAAVVSSTYSIKKPLNDTVYGGHGEFMIALKYVSLLLIFLASFMCHSLSIRFINQVNFLINTPQDDAMARVVTPAYISELLEKGCVLNTVGNRVFYSALPVLLWIFGPVLVFMCSVSLVPVLYNLDVVFVKEKGKGGEFVCV; the protein is encoded by the exons ATGGAATGGAGGAAGTGTTATCTTGATGCTGTACTTGTACCTCTGGCCTTTCTGGTATCAGTGAGTTACCATGCATGGCTATGGCACAGAGTTCGAAGCCAGCCGCTTTCGACCGTCGTCGGAACTAATGCAAGAGGTCGCCGATTGTGGGTCGCCGCCATGATGAAG GACAATGACAAGAAAAACATACTAGCAGTCCAAACCCTCCGCAACACCATCATGGGCTCCACCCTGATGGCCACCACCTCCATCCTCCTCTGCGCCGGCCTCGCCGCCGTCGTCAGCAGCACCTACTCCATCAAAAAGCCCCTCAACGACACCGTCTACGGCGGCCACGGCGAGTTCATGATCGCCCTAAAATACGTCTCACTCCTTTTAATCTTCCTCGCCTCTTTCATGTGCCACTCCCTCTCCATCAGGTTCATAAACCAGGTGAATTTCCTCATCAACACGCCGCAGGACGACGCGATGGCGCGCGTGGTCACTCCGGCGTACATTTCGGAGCTGTTGGAGAAAGGGTGCGTGTTGAACACGGTGGGGAATAGGGTGTTCTACTCGGCATTGCCGGTTTTGCTGTGGATATTTGGGCCGGTTCTTGTGTTTATGTGTTCGGTGAGTTTGGTGCCGGTTCTTTATAATCTTGATGTGGTGTTTGTCAAGGAAAAAGGGAAGGGTGGTGAATTTGTGTGTGTTTAG
- the LOC108199803 gene encoding protein SMALL AUXIN UP-REGULATED RNA 51, whose product MDSKMSNKICEIVKLQQILKKWRKVASSKKTSPGGGGGKSIKFLKKTLSFSDHNALQGMARDSAVPKGSLAVCVGEEMKRFVIPMAYLRCQAFDILLKEAEEEFGFQQEGILRIPCQVSLFEEVIKLLDENQDAEVIQDYVFTAGNNTMACSLAESPITNTHRPQSPVCR is encoded by the coding sequence ATGGATTCCAAGATGTCTAACAAGATCTGTGAGATTGTTAAGCTGCAGCAGATTCTGAAGAAGTGGAGAAAGGTGGCCAGCTCCAAGAAAACCAGCCCTGGTGGAGGGGGAGGAAAGAGCATCAAGTTCCTTAAGAAAACGCTGTCGTTTTCTGATCACAATGCTCTGCAAGGGATGGCTAGGGACAGTGCTGTCCCGAAAGGGTCCCTGGCTGTTTGTGTGGGAGAGGAGATGAAGAGATTTGTGATCCCTATGGCCTATTTGAGGTGTCAGGCATTTGACATTCTGCTGAAAGAAGCAGAAGAAGAATTCGGGTTCCAGCAAGAAGGTATTCTGAGGATTCCATGCCAGGTTTCGCTATTTGAGGAAGTTATCAAGCTGTTGGATGAGAATCAAGATGCAGAGGTCATTCAAGATTATGTGTTTACTGCAGGCAACAACACAATGGCATGCAGCTTAGCAGAAAGCCCGATAACTAACACTCACCGTCCACAAAGTCCAGTATGCAGATAA
- the LOC108199734 gene encoding rust resistance kinase Lr10, with amino-acid sequence MGSKVVDLFLVILVLSITRVVAAKAKVAGDECRTKRCSRHGPGIRFPFHLKDRQPEHCGLPGFRVSCDGGETLLELQYLANTSLQGIQLFLSTGTTVDSINYKSQKIILSNFSFQPKINNVTLVSTSTSWTSAIVPPPFGGERSYTNINTTFASCSSGVVGQLDLLLTSLSGQAFQVYYFDGLVGFDQPSITSCTKVFNSSFPFYMLGGGTATLNWSAPNCGKCEAKGEYCKLTENSTSSNVGIADYSTVCLSRGHGSIKAIAGIIPGATLTVLVLVVLLYYIIRSYRRKKYDALKIEMFLRDYKAMKPTRYSYADIKKITRQFSNKLGQGGFGSVYKGHITKDIIVAVKILNNDPKANGEDFINEVGTIGRIYHVNVVRLVGYCADGCNRALVYEFQPNNSLEKFTYSGQNHKNNFLGWEKLQEIAIGIAKGIEYLHEGCAQQILHFDIKPHNILLDQNFTPKISDFGLAKLCSKDQSIVSMTMARGTIGYIAPEIFSRNFGKASSKSDIYSFGMLLLEMVGARNNTTVENSTETYFPEWIYHRLEEGGEVAIQIEKQEDSNIAKKLTIVGLWCIGWHPVDRPSIKHVIHMLERPECPAMPPNPFGPSNVRSFKSDLEVISESE; translated from the exons ATGGGTTCCAAAGTAGTTGATCTTTTCTTGGTGATACTAGTGTTGTCCATAACCAGAGTGGTAGCGGCAAAAGCAAAAGTTGCAGGCGACGAGTGCAGGACAAAGAGATGTTCCCGTCATGGTCCAGGAATTCGGTTTCCATTTCATCTCAAAGACAGGCAGCCTGAGCATTGTGGCCTCCCTGGTTTCCGAGTTTCTTGTGATGGAGGAGAAACACTTCTGGAGTTGCAATACCTTGCAAACACATCCCTGCAAGGAATCCAGCTCTTCCTTTCTACAGGGACAACCGTTGATTCAATTAACTACAAATCTCAAAAGATAATACTTAGTAATTTCTCCTTTCAGCCTAAAATTAACAACGTGACACTGGTTTCCACGTCAACTTCATGGACGTCTGCAATAGTTCCTCCCCCCTTTGGAGGAGAAAGATCTTATACAAATATCAATACTACATTTGCCAGTTGTTCGTCAGGAGTTGTAGGTCAGCTGGACCTTCTTCTCACTTCCCTCAGTGGACAAGCTTTCCAGGTTTACTATTTTGACGGCCTGGTAGGCTTTGATCAACCATCAATAACATCATGTACCAAGGTTTTTAATTCTTCTTTCCCATTTTATATGTTGGGAGGAGGGACTGCAACCCTCAATTGGTCAGCTCCGAATTGTGGGAAATGTGAAGCCAAGGGGGAGTACTGTAAACTGACGGAGAATAGTACCAGTAGTAACGTCGGAATAGCTGATTACAGTACTGTATGTTTATCTAGAG GTCATGGTTCAATCAAGGCAATTGCAGGAATAATTCCAGGTGCCACTCTTACTGTGCTTGTCCTTGTAGTATTACtgtattatataattagatCATATAGACGAAAGAAATATGACGCGCTGAAAATTGAAATGTTCCTGAGGGATTACAAAGCCATGAAACCAACAAGATATTCCTATGCTGACATCAAGAAAATCACGAGACAGTTTAGTAATAAATTAGGACAGGGAGGTTTTGGGTCGGTGTACAAAGGTCACATTACCAAGGACATCATTGTTGCAGTTAAGATACTTAATAATGATCCGAAAGCTAATGGAGAAGATTTTATCAATGAAGTAGGCACTATAGGGCGAATCTATCATGTTAATGTGGTTCGCTTGGTAGGGTATTGCGCTGATGGCTGCAATCGAGCTCTTGTTTACGAGTTCCAACCTAATAATTCTTTAGAAAAGTTCACATACTCTGGTCAAAATCACAAGAACAATTTCCTTGGCTGGGAGAAGCTGCAAGAGATTGCTATAGGCATAGCTAAAGGAATTGAATATCTTCACGAAGGATGCGCACAGCAGATCCTGCATTTCGATATCAAGCCTCATAATATCTTGTTGGACCAAAATTTCACTCCCAAAATTTCTGATTTTGGTTTGGCCAAGTTGTGTTCCAAGGACCAGAGCATTGTGTCTATGACTATGGCTAGAGGAACCATTGGCTATATTGCACCAGAAATATTTTCCAGGAATTTTGGAAAGGCATCATCCAAATCAGATATTTATAGCTTCGGAATGTTATTACTTGAAATGGTGGGAGCAAGGAACAATACCACAGTGGAAAATAGCACTGAAACATACTTTCCTGAATGGATATATCATCGTTTGGAGGAAGGTGGAGAAGTGGCAATCCAAATAGAAAAACAAGAAGATTCGAACATCGCAAAAAAGCTAACAATTGTGGGACTATGGTGCATAGGTTGGCATCCGGTGGACAGACCTTCAATCAAGCATGTCATCCATATGCTAGAAAGACCGGAATGTCCTGCAATGCCTCCTAATCCTTTCGGACCATCAAATGTAAGGTCATTTAAAAGTGATCTAGAAGTAATTTCTGAATCTGAGTGA